One window from the genome of Magnolia sinica isolate HGM2019 chromosome 4, MsV1, whole genome shotgun sequence encodes:
- the LOC131244037 gene encoding uncharacterized protein LOC131244037, protein MHRTFTASLISLLPKNLTAKGFVAYLPISLCNVIYKIFSKILASRLSKILPRLISMEQGDFVKGRSITENVTMALEAMRNIDRKARGGNLILKLDLEKAYDRVDWVFLKKVMRRFGFSDR, encoded by the coding sequence ATGCATAGAACGTTTACGGCATCGTTGATCAGTCTTCTCCCAAAGAATCTGACCGCTAAAGGGTTTGTGGCCTACCTTCCGATTAGCCTTTGCAATGTTATTTACAAAATCTTCTCAAAGATCCTAGCTTCCCGCTTGAGTAAGATCCTCCCTAGGCTTATTTCCATGGAGCAAGGGGATTTTGTGAAAGGCAGGTCTATTACAGAGAATGTTACTATGGCGCTTGAGGCAATGCGCAACATTGACAGGAAAGCTAGAGGCGGCAATCTCATTCTCAAGCTTGACCTTGAGAAAGCCTATGATAGGGTGGATTGGGTTTTTCTCAAGAAGGTGATGAGGCGATTTGGTTTTAGTGACAGATAA